A stretch of the Agelaius phoeniceus isolate bAgePho1 chromosome 1, bAgePho1.hap1, whole genome shotgun sequence genome encodes the following:
- the RALBP1 gene encoding ralA-binding protein 1 isoform X2: MDIAIMTEGYAAFQEDSSGDEAESPSKLKRSKGIHVFKKPSFSKKKEKDFKIKEKPKDEKHKEEKHKEDKHKEKKSKDLTAADVVKQWKEKKKKKKPIQETEIPQVDVPSHRPVFGIPLSDAVDRTMMYDGIRLPAVFRECIDYVEKYGMKCEGIYRVSGIKSKVDELKAAYDREESPNLEEYEPNTVASLLKQYLRELPENLLTKELMPRFEDACGKSTEAEKVQECQKLLKELPECNHLLISWLIVHMDHVIAKELETKMNIQNISIVLSPTVQISNRVLYVFFTHVQEFFGNVTLKQVTKPLRWSNMATMPALPETQESIKEEIRRQEFLLNCLHRDLQAGIKDLSKEERLWEVQRILTALKRKLREAKRQECETKIAQEIASLSKEDVSKEEMNENEEVINILLAQENEILTEQEELLAMEQFLRRQIASEKEEIDRLRAEIAEIQSRQQHGRSETEEYSSESESESEDEEELQVILEDLQRQNEELEIKNNHLNQAIHEEREAIIELRVQLRLLQRAKSEQQGQEEEEPEKRGGVSQQQRDTVLETKAAKEQPKASKEQQVKPSPSKDRKETPI, encoded by the exons ATGGACATAGCCATTATGA CGGAAGGCTACGCTGCGTTTCAAGAGGACAGTTCCGGTGATGAAGCTGAAAGTCCTTCCAAGTTGAAGCGCTCCAAGGGAATACATGTCTTCAAGAAACCCAGCTTTTCcaaaaagaaggagaaggattttaaaataaaagagaaacccaaagatgaaaaacacaaggaagaaaaacataAGGAAGacaaacacaaagagaaaaagtcAAAAGACTTAACTGCAGCAGATGTTGTAAAACagtggaaagagaagaagaaaaagaaaaagccaattCAAGAGACAGAGATACCTCAAGTGGATGTTCCAAGTCACAGACCCGTGTTTGGCATTCCTTTGTCTGACGCAGTAGACAGGACCATGATGTACGATGGCATCCGCCTGCCAGCAGTTTTCCGTGAATGTATAGATTACGTAGAGAAGTATGGCATGAAATGTGAAGGCATCTACAGAGTTTCAG GAATAAAATCAAAAGTTGACGAGCTGAAGGCAGCCTATGATCGCGAGGAATCTCCAAACCTGGAGGAATATGAGCCCAACACAGTCGCCAGCTTGCTCAAACAGTACCTACGGGAACTGCCCGAAAATCTGCTTACCAAAGAGCTCATGCCCCGCTTTGAAGATGCTTGTGGAAAGAGCACAGAAGCTGAGAAAGTTCAGGAGTGCCAGAAGCTGCTCAAAGAGCTGCCAGAGTGTAACCATCTCCTGATTTCATGGCTGATTGTGCATATGGACCATGTTATTGCAAAGGAACTAGAAACAAAAATGAACATCCAGAATATTTCTATAGTGCTCAGCCCTACTGTTCAG ATCAGCAACCGGGTCCTGTACGTGTTTTTTACACATGTTCAAGAGTTCTTTGGAAATGTGACCCTCAAGCAGGTGACAAAACCTCTTCGCTGGTCAAATATGGCAACAATGCCAGCACTTCCAGAAACACAAGAGAGCATCAAAGAAGAAATCAGGCGACAG GAGTTCCTTCTGAACTGTTTACACAGAGACTTGCAGGCAGGGATAAAAGACTTATCCAAAGAAGAGAGACTCTGGGAGGTGCAGAGAATCTTAACAGCTCTTAAAAGGAAACTAAGAGAAGCTAAGAGACAG GAGTGTGAAACAAAGATTGCACAAGAAATTGCTAGCCTTTCAAAGGAGGATGTCTCCAAAGAAGAAATGAATGAGAATGAAGAAGTTATAAATATTCTGCTTGCACAG GAGAATGAGATTTTAACAGAACAAGAAGAGCTGCTGGCCATGGAGCAGTTTCTGCGGAGACAGATCGCCTCCGAGAAGGAAGAAATAGATCGGCTCCGAGCAGAAATAGCTGAAATACAAAG TCGCCAGCAGCACGGCCGCAGCGAAACCGAGGAATACTCTTCTGAGAGTGAAAGTGAGAGTGaagatgaggaggagctgcaggtcaTCCTGGAGGATCTGCAGAGACAGAACGAGGAACTGGAG ATCAAGAACAATCACCTGAACCAAGCGATTCACGAGGAGCGCGAGGCCATCATCGAGCTGCGGGTGCAGCTCCGCCTGCTGCAGCGCGCAAAATCcgagcagcagggccaggaggaagaggagccgGAAAAGCGCGGGGGCGTTTCTCAGCAGCAGAGAGACACTGTCCTGGAGACAAAAGCAGCCAAAGAGCAGCCAAAAGCAAGCAAGGAGCAGCAAGTCAAGCCATCCCCAAGTAAAGACAGGAAAGAAACTCCCATTTGA
- the RALBP1 gene encoding ralA-binding protein 1 isoform X1, whose protein sequence is MTECFLPPTSSPSEHRRVEHSGGLARTPSSEEISPTKFPGLYRTGEPSPPHDSLHEPPDIVSDDEKEHGKKKGKFKKKEKRTEGYAAFQEDSSGDEAESPSKLKRSKGIHVFKKPSFSKKKEKDFKIKEKPKDEKHKEEKHKEDKHKEKKSKDLTAADVVKQWKEKKKKKKPIQETEIPQVDVPSHRPVFGIPLSDAVDRTMMYDGIRLPAVFRECIDYVEKYGMKCEGIYRVSGIKSKVDELKAAYDREESPNLEEYEPNTVASLLKQYLRELPENLLTKELMPRFEDACGKSTEAEKVQECQKLLKELPECNHLLISWLIVHMDHVIAKELETKMNIQNISIVLSPTVQISNRVLYVFFTHVQEFFGNVTLKQVTKPLRWSNMATMPALPETQESIKEEIRRQEFLLNCLHRDLQAGIKDLSKEERLWEVQRILTALKRKLREAKRQECETKIAQEIASLSKEDVSKEEMNENEEVINILLAQENEILTEQEELLAMEQFLRRQIASEKEEIDRLRAEIAEIQSRQQHGRSETEEYSSESESESEDEEELQVILEDLQRQNEELEIKNNHLNQAIHEEREAIIELRVQLRLLQRAKSEQQGQEEEEPEKRGGVSQQQRDTVLETKAAKEQPKASKEQQVKPSPSKDRKETPI, encoded by the exons ATGACCGAGTGCTTCCTGCCTCCCACGAGCAGCCCCAGTGAACACCGGCGGGTAGAACACAGTGGGGGACTGGCTCGTACTCCCAGCTCTGAAGAGATCAGTCCTACAAAATTCCCCGGATTGTACCGCACCGGTGAGCCCTCACCACCTCACGACAGCTTACATGAGCCTCCAGATATAGTGTCTGATGATGAAAAGGAGcatgggaagaagaaaggaaaatttaagaaaaaagaaaaaagaa CGGAAGGCTACGCTGCGTTTCAAGAGGACAGTTCCGGTGATGAAGCTGAAAGTCCTTCCAAGTTGAAGCGCTCCAAGGGAATACATGTCTTCAAGAAACCCAGCTTTTCcaaaaagaaggagaaggattttaaaataaaagagaaacccaaagatgaaaaacacaaggaagaaaaacataAGGAAGacaaacacaaagagaaaaagtcAAAAGACTTAACTGCAGCAGATGTTGTAAAACagtggaaagagaagaagaaaaagaaaaagccaattCAAGAGACAGAGATACCTCAAGTGGATGTTCCAAGTCACAGACCCGTGTTTGGCATTCCTTTGTCTGACGCAGTAGACAGGACCATGATGTACGATGGCATCCGCCTGCCAGCAGTTTTCCGTGAATGTATAGATTACGTAGAGAAGTATGGCATGAAATGTGAAGGCATCTACAGAGTTTCAG GAATAAAATCAAAAGTTGACGAGCTGAAGGCAGCCTATGATCGCGAGGAATCTCCAAACCTGGAGGAATATGAGCCCAACACAGTCGCCAGCTTGCTCAAACAGTACCTACGGGAACTGCCCGAAAATCTGCTTACCAAAGAGCTCATGCCCCGCTTTGAAGATGCTTGTGGAAAGAGCACAGAAGCTGAGAAAGTTCAGGAGTGCCAGAAGCTGCTCAAAGAGCTGCCAGAGTGTAACCATCTCCTGATTTCATGGCTGATTGTGCATATGGACCATGTTATTGCAAAGGAACTAGAAACAAAAATGAACATCCAGAATATTTCTATAGTGCTCAGCCCTACTGTTCAG ATCAGCAACCGGGTCCTGTACGTGTTTTTTACACATGTTCAAGAGTTCTTTGGAAATGTGACCCTCAAGCAGGTGACAAAACCTCTTCGCTGGTCAAATATGGCAACAATGCCAGCACTTCCAGAAACACAAGAGAGCATCAAAGAAGAAATCAGGCGACAG GAGTTCCTTCTGAACTGTTTACACAGAGACTTGCAGGCAGGGATAAAAGACTTATCCAAAGAAGAGAGACTCTGGGAGGTGCAGAGAATCTTAACAGCTCTTAAAAGGAAACTAAGAGAAGCTAAGAGACAG GAGTGTGAAACAAAGATTGCACAAGAAATTGCTAGCCTTTCAAAGGAGGATGTCTCCAAAGAAGAAATGAATGAGAATGAAGAAGTTATAAATATTCTGCTTGCACAG GAGAATGAGATTTTAACAGAACAAGAAGAGCTGCTGGCCATGGAGCAGTTTCTGCGGAGACAGATCGCCTCCGAGAAGGAAGAAATAGATCGGCTCCGAGCAGAAATAGCTGAAATACAAAG TCGCCAGCAGCACGGCCGCAGCGAAACCGAGGAATACTCTTCTGAGAGTGAAAGTGAGAGTGaagatgaggaggagctgcaggtcaTCCTGGAGGATCTGCAGAGACAGAACGAGGAACTGGAG ATCAAGAACAATCACCTGAACCAAGCGATTCACGAGGAGCGCGAGGCCATCATCGAGCTGCGGGTGCAGCTCCGCCTGCTGCAGCGCGCAAAATCcgagcagcagggccaggaggaagaggagccgGAAAAGCGCGGGGGCGTTTCTCAGCAGCAGAGAGACACTGTCCTGGAGACAAAAGCAGCCAAAGAGCAGCCAAAAGCAAGCAAGGAGCAGCAAGTCAAGCCATCCCCAAGTAAAGACAGGAAAGAAACTCCCATTTGA